The following DNA comes from Fundulus heteroclitus isolate FHET01 chromosome 1, MU-UCD_Fhet_4.1, whole genome shotgun sequence.
cataaGATGTGAGCATATCACCAAACAAAATGACTGGAGTCTTTTATTAAGCAAAGGGAGATGTCTTTCAAGGGCTTCAGCCCTTGGCATATTTAGTGTCCGCATACGCACtagaaaatcaaatatttcagTTGGATTAAAAACAATTCAGTAGGCCATACAAGTGCAAAGtttgatatgttttattttgtcaaactTGCAATAATGGTCAAAAATGAATTTATATAGGTTGACTGACCATAGAACCATCtctttcattaaacaaaattcTGAGATGAAAGAGCCCTCACAGACAATGTAGTGAAcaaattattcacatttttaacattaagtaaaagaagaaaagaaaatcaatcaaAATATGCTTATTCAGTTTGTCGAACTGTATGACTAATTAAACCAAatcaaaaatgaagaaatatttaccaacaataaatacacatttaataGACAAGCTTTTTAACTCACTGATTACAGTGTGCTTTAACTGTTGGAAAAGCAGTTAGCACAGAGATATTCAGTTTACGAAgcattgttgattttattttgtttcttttgtttatagGCCACATAACCCTAGATAGAGATCAACACCTCTGTGCTTCTGAACAATTGCACTTTACAGCCATGCATTTATAATTCGCCAAAAATGTGCCGGACACATAAAAGGATGGCAAACACTGGCTTAGGCAAAAGagccaaaatgttttttccgCCTTTCATTTGCAGCCACAAATTGCTTGCAAATTGACTTCTTGTCCAGTAAATCAAGTTTATCTTTATGTACATGACAGACAGCAACATGATTAAGCCTGTTTTGAGTCATTGTAGACCGGAGCCACGTTTTGAGTCTACGAAGCGCACTGAAACTTCTCTCTGCCTCAGAGGATGAAACGGGGACTACCAAAAGCAACCTGACCAGAGTTTCCACTTGCCCAAAAAGTCTACGGACCTCTCCAGGCAGTCCACCAATGATCCCTGCAGCTTCTGCGCTGTTGCTAAATGAGTAGTTCAGTCTAAACATAGAAAGTTGCACTGAAAGTAACTCTCTATTCAACTCTGGGTATTTCCCAATGACTGCAGCATCAATCGTTCCACTGAGAAGTGTCTCTTCCAACTTTTGCAAAGTCAGCAAGTCATCCTGGTTAAATAGCCCAGTGAGCTGTGCATCTACAACATCCAATACTTTAAAGAATTCACCTCTGTAGTGGTCCTTGGCACATTCAGGTTGATGTGTCTTAGCTCCTTCAGTGAAGCGTTTTGGGGGTGGCCTTCTCTGTGTAACTGTGATGGGTTTAACACCCAAAGACTGAACCTCAGCCATCGCCTTTTCAAAAAGAGTGTTGAAactttcttgatttcttttagcCTTAAGTGAAGTCTGAACAACTTTCACAGCAGTCCTCATTCCAGCAATGGTTTGAGTTCTCTTCTGGAAAGAGATGCTCAGGCATTCAAGCTTATCAATCACAGGTGAGGCAAGGATGAGACCCAAAACGGTTTTACCTTTCCTAAACTGCCCCAGCAGTCCATTAGCAGTGGATGCTGTGTTTGAGGCACCAGAAGCCATCTCCTGCAAGCTAGCCAGCACTGACCCATACTGTGACAAAACATCTCTGATTGCTTTGCTCCGTACTGCCCATCTTGTGGGGCAGAGGGGTTTTATTGCAGTGCACGATGGATTCTCTGTATGTGCTGTTGCTGCATGGATTGCCTTAAACTTCCCTGACTGAGAGAAAAGAACTCCAAGCTGGTTTACCCAATCCAATGCGTCTCTGATCAGAACTGAGGCTAAGCAAGCTTTCTGTGCAATTAAATTAGTGCAGTGTGCTCCACAATGAACAAAAAGTGCTAGTGGCTGCTCTTGCTTTATCAGTGCCTGTACACCTGCATGCTTCCCAGACATATTGGCTGCTCCATCATAAGTTTGACCTCGTAAACCATGCATTGGTAAGTTTAATCTGAGCAGCACATCTTTAACAACAGCAGCAAGGCTTTTTCCTGTTGTTTCAGAAACTGAGTACAAGCCAATAAACTCTTCATGGGGCTTCATGTCACTGTCAATGTATCGCAGACAAATGCTTTCTTGTTCTTTCCCAGAAATGTCCTGTGTTCCATCCATAATAATTGCAAACTCAAAAATTGGTAGGTTTCTGATTGTATCTGCTATTTCACTGACAATACTATTGCTCATAGAACACAAGATTTCATTCTGTATCTGTGGACTTAGGTATTCTTTCTGAGACCTCAGCAACCACTTAGCCAAAAGGGCATCATCTTCTGCCAGATTTTTCAACAGTTGATACAAATTGCTGTCATCATCGTCATGCCCTCTCAAAGCTTGTCCCTGCCGTGCCAAATATTTTATGGAGCTCACAATTTTCTCCAGACAGTGCCTATTGTCACCTTGCTGAGTTGCCAAAGCACTGGATAATTGGGCATTTATAGGATGACTTTCTTGTGCAGTCACAGAAACAGCATGATGATGTGTGTGACTATTTTCATGTGCTTTAAATTTTTCTAATgcttttttccaatttttaaaTCCAGAAGTGATAAAGGCGGGTTCGGATTTTGCACCAAATGGTGTGAGTTTGTCCTGGTAAATTGCcatgcaataaaaacacaaaatgcccTTTTTCACTGCATCATAATGTAGCCAGGGAAATTCCTTGTACCACTTTCCTTGGAAATGTAAAGTTCTGTTGGCTAGAGCTTGAGGGTCTATGAATTTTGGATGTGGCTGATTTGGCTCTGTTCTCTGTCCACTGACTTCAGAGTCTCTCAGCTGTGTGTCCCTAGTCTGAACTCCCTAGAAGGAAAAGTTACAATGTCACTCAATGCCCCTGAACTACACTTACTACAAGCAAAAGATTaaaattttcaactttttttgtgGACTCTCATGAAGTATCTACTGGTATGAGTTACTCTGTCTTACCTGTTGCTCCACTCCTGTCTCTCCCTCACTCTGACTTCCTGCCTCTAGCCCGGTTGCACTATCCTCTCCTTTACCTGTCTCCTTTGTGCTGTCCCTGCATTGTTGCTCCTAAACATATGAGATGGTTTCAGAAATGAGGTACAGCTCTTGAGCCTAATATGGccaattttaaatcaaacaaaacattttatttgtcacattacagactTTACGCGCAGAGTTAATCGCAGAGGCAAATAAAATCAATCGATTAAATCCTTTCAGAGTATTATCTCATGGACTCTGAACTAAAGTCTTTCTGACAGGGAGCTGACAGTGTGTTGAAGAACTATGGACAGGGCGCTTTGAAGCATCTGGTTCAAAAACGCATTCTAAACCTTTGGTAGAAATCCATCTATCCTTCCATTTTCTGTACACCCTTGTCCCTTAGTGGGGTCGGGAGGTGCTGGTGCGGggcacagacatcatatacgtagacgcgtcatagggcgcaggttcgcacgtcaacgtcaccgccatattgtatgtggcagaaaaaagttcagttctgttattgtgaatgtggatcagagaagatgcctcattcctgtgctgcaataaatacacacacacacacacacacatacatatatatatatatatatatatatatatatatatatatatatatatatatatatatatatatatatatatatatatatttgtgtgtgtatatgttatgaggatcgatttgttaaatctaaacattgttgtcttcattatttcataaaaccgtgtcacttgtgaacctttaggaacagactttttgggtgagtattaaagaggtaaaattaataaaatgagagaaaaaagtcctaggtcaataaagtaaaaataaacaaacacaaaagtgataatgttatgataaaaacatcatatcatgagaattaagggggaacatttccagaatacacacagtttgcagaattattttactcctggagtaatagggccaggttagattattttaaatatttttattctttaggagaataaattcaggagaatgaagctaaagggatacgaaaataaacttgtaatattaccaaaaaaaaaatactacgaatacaaagtatattcagagattaaagtccctctgatactgtttaagtgactgagtaactgcagatttgccacatttaagatggcggacgctctgacgcagcgcagcataggcagaaccgcccaatgacgcgtctactcttatattatgtctatggtgcggggtacaccctagacaggtcgccagtctgtccaGACCTTTGGTAGAAATGGCGCCTTTAATTCCAATTTGCAGtacagaacagagaaaactacaGAGTTGTCAATGTTGTGTTAATCTATTTATAGTCTAAAAAGAGGAGCCAGCagtttatttgaggaaataaaggTGCAGAAGTTAATTAGTTGGTTAGCCGCTGCTAAGAATTAAAATTAACTCTCCCTGTGGTTTTAACCAACGATCAGGAGCGCGGCAGGTATAATATCTGTCCATTTCGGCTAAGCAAAACcacgcaaaaaataaaaaatcctcgTAAAACGCACGCCCAGACCGGGCTAATTTCAACACAAGGGCAACACAGGTGTTGCCCTTGTGTTGTGTGACTGTTACTCACACTGACGttactctttttaaaaaagctgagTAAGTCCTGCTGCTGTTTCAGCCTTTTAGTTGGTGGTGGCATTGTACtgaaatgagataaaaaaaaaaaaaaaaaaaagacattttggcTAGCGTAGCAAACGTCTAGAGGAAGTTAGCAGTTAAATATTGGATGAGAGATCATCCCAAGACTAAGATGACTAAACCAAAAAGATTCAGTTTCTATATATGAAAGTGAACTGACAACAAGACGTTATAAATAAGCAATATTCATAGCAGCATTCCCGACAGACCATTACCTCATTCACAAGTTTCTGACTTCTGTGTCGCTGTTTCCCTCCCTTCTGAGTGCTCACTCAGCAGTtcagagaggggagggggagtacAGTGACGTAACGCGATGCTgcgccttcaaaataaaagcacgctagttaaaaaaaattcaaaatccaATATTTTGCGGTacagttttttggggggggacaTATCCACCTGGCTTCAATATTGGGGGGGACATGTTCCCCCCGTCCCCCCCGCTTCCTACGCCgatgatcgcagctatgtagaacggctcctattgactttgcatggaaagcggagagaaatgctgtcgccgcttccgcttttccacgccccaggatgtgatgtcaaacgccccttactgcccaaatatgggcagtaatgtcagcccccatacacagtgattcagacgacaatttatgtttttattttcttattgattaaagataagttcattaaataaccacaaacatattagttttagttatagctaatgataccctgatttttccttgttgaccggacttcccctttaagggtcattttaaagaacttgtaacatcaggggcttcttctcagatctgtcagtacccctattgcctttataggagccctttacagcctttagttatgcattttccccgctGTTTATCCGTTGCACGCAGcgcacgggggtaaaatccgcccacctcaccgcccagagcgcactgaagagagcaatagagatttgtctggtcagcgcggcgactgactgagaaacctgtcgctgtgaaaggtgataatggttataaactgtaacagtctagaagtgcattgagctgaaaagagggagacatcagcagctggatcgtgcgtaaagacgcagcgggaacctctgtgtgcttcagtgttgctgctgaggggatcataaaggcttgatgaaactcagcctgattcaccaatcaggttatagatttacaatgataaacaaacccatagatgaatatgtaactgtgtaataattcagttaataacttaaaactactttattttattcagtattatttgaacaattgtgtatttttttatgttttaatccattaactgaacaataaagtattaatacgtctctttctcttttaaacacaagtaatacatgtctacttcattgtctggtgggataaaaatgagatggagttgactccatcggctcttccagggtccggttagcccgcccccaaacaagccccgcccccaaattagcataacctcactcttaacttttgataaaagttgagaggtctgttcATGCTCATCTATAAACTGTCCTAACCtacaacatttttcacattcacATATATAAGAGCAAaatttgtgtttaaatttttgtgtaatttttatTGACATACAAATCTGAATCTGAATTGTTAAAATCATACACATATCTTTTTGACAGCTTTCTTACTCCATACAGGGTGAGTAATTAACACAGAGAGCTGAGCTAAGAAAGACTGAAACTGACATAAAATCACTGGAAGTAGGATTGTATAAAGCAAAATGCACAGAGGAAAGAACACAGGAAACAAAtcagaaactaaacacaaatgAATGTTTAAGTTGGAGTAATCCTAACACCTGGTTTCAAGGATTTAAGCTGATCCTTTTtgaccaacaaaacaaaaaactttgacATGAATCCATGATGGGTTGAAGCAACTTAAAGCCCCTGAGCATAACTAAAGCTATAATAAAAGATAGGAGTGTTGTATTtctaaaccaaaacaaattttTGCTGACTAGTTAATATAACGTCTAGCGTGTGTTTAATATTAAAGGAATCTAGTAATAACTGAACAGCTTCTCATCAACATGTCTTCGTGTCACTTTTggtcctcctccttctccttgtAGAAGATCTTTCCATCCACTTGTTTCTTCCAGCTCAGCCTGATTTCTGCATCCACGCCCTGCTCCCTTATCTTCTGTTTGAGCTGCAACACAAGAATTGCTGATTTGATGAGTTTAAAGCACAAGTCACTGGTTTTACTggaaggcaagggaaatttatttgtattgcacatttcagtacaaagacaatacaaagtgctttacatgattaaaacataggaaaataaaaacagaataaaagcaagttggaataaaatgtagaaacaaaataaaatatgggagaaaagaaactaaaagcaaatattaaaaacagttggactacaaaattgaactaattatgtttcagtaaaacagtttaggtAGGACAGTCGAAAGCAATcccaaataaatgtgtttttaatcttgaatcAAAAAGAACTGGACttgtttaaaaccagctggaTGTGCATGAAGGAAGATTCCAACAGGCCACTTCTACATCAGCCAGATTCAAAAGATATCTTAGTTTAAATactaaaagtttaaaatctaaaaaaaaaaacaacattgtaaTCTGAGCTACAAAGTCCAGCCCTTGttggtttatttaaatgaacCTGGAGGTGATTTCCTGATGTTACTTACCTCCTCCTGCAGGTTTTCCAGGACAGCAGGGTCATTCAGATCCAGAGCAGAGTTTCCCACCAGCTTCACTTTCACTACTTGCTTTGTGAAAGGCACAGagtctttaaaacaaacattaacaACATTTCATTAGCTCTCTTATTCTTGTATGGATGTCAAAGTCACCTCCTGAAATTTAACCTTCTGATATGCCTGCAGTATATCAGcaaaatgtagaaatctgatACTGTTGCTGAATATAAGGCCTTTCCATCACAACAACGGTGAGGAGGCGTTATGGATATTGATATTTATAACAGCTGAGAACCTCTAATGCCCTCTCACCTAATGGTGCAGCTATAATGCCTCAGAAGACCAACTTTTCAAGATTCTGCAATGATCATCCATCTTCAGCCTGCTTTTAGTAATGTTCTATCGtagtttatctgttttatttagatACAATAATAGCTTACCATGGTGGCAGACAAAGGACTTCTTGACATCACATGGCCAGTCTCCCCAATTACCAGATTGATCAAATTTTGCAGCTGCACATTTCTGTACCCCCCCATCAGGTTCGGCAAACATCCAGCTTCGAAACACATACATAGGTCCGCCCGACCACTTCCAGGTTATTCTGAAAAGGCCCATAGAGACGTAACCGCCTGCAGGGATCACTGCCCTTATCTTCTCGTTCTCTGACAGGTTTCTAGGAATGGCCAGGTCTGTAAAGTGTTCTCTGCAGTAGCTCTGGGCGTCCATCCAGCTCATTGCAGTGTTAATGAAGACAAATTCAACATTCTGTCCTGGAAATGATAAAAGAGAGACGTTTAAAattaagaaacagaaaaaaaactcttataaaaactaaataatctgTAAATACGACGCAGAAAGTCAGAAGTAAACCAAACTTTTACCTGTAACATTGGAGCAGACTGGTTTAAGAAGTTTGCCACAATTGTAATCGTACCAGTTTCCAGAACTGTGCATCATTGCACATGATGCTTCGTACCAGGGGATGCTTGGTTGTCCAAAGCCCCAGTGCAGAAACTTCGACACATCAGCTTGGTTAAAATCTTCATGAGTCGAtgaccagttccaggtgaacACATCGAAGTGCAAACCAATCCAGGCCTGTTGGAAACGGGACTAGTTCAGTCATATTTAACAAccttctgttttaaattatcATCTGTTCTCAGTCTGTGGAGTCTTGTGGATTTTGCACCTTAGTTTCTGGTAGAAAAATGTCATTTCTGTCATTAAAACATGGCAATTTGTACATCTCTATAAAAGCCTTTCGTGGACCCATATCTAAAAGTATGCGATTTTCAGTTTTAGCCATTTTACATGAATGGGGGTTGGATGACTTTACCACTGTTATTGTTATGCTTTAAACTTTCACTAAATGGACCGTGTTCAAGGATGCAGCAACAAGTAAGTTAGTCATCACACTGACAGAAAACTGTGTTGCAAATGTCACTGCATACATACAGAAGTGCTTGGAAGATGTTTGCGTGACTAAAATCATTATAgtaattatctttatttgtcattgcaacaaatGCAATTCCTCCTCTGCATTTAAATCATGTCTCAGAGATGACTGTGTGGCCACTGTGCGCTGTCTGGGGAGCAATCTTTgactaagggtcttgctcagggacccagagtggcagtctgtgggattcaaacctaaAACCTTGAAACCTCTCCAGGATGCAAGTGTACTTCTCTCTTACTGCTAAGCAACCCAGTCTCACAAAAAAAGTGCAATAGCCACGTTTGTCCTAAGATTTATTTGTGACTATCAAGTTTCTccaggtgaaaaaaagaaaattgccgACATTCCTTGAACTCTATGTGGCAAACGCAACATGTAAAGAAAGCATCTGCATTCTGATGACATTTCTGGCCATAAGTATGcataacatttttctttaatatttgtTCAGGAAATGTAGACAATCTTTCTTAAGCCACATCCAAACGAAACAGAATAAAGCTGGATTAAGAAAAGTTTGAGTGTAATGATGAAACCCCCTGAAGCCAAACAAGCTGTAACAGGCATTGTAGAGATCAACCCATTCTTTAACAAATGTGTGGAGCAACAGTGCATGCATGAAAGAGATTAGGACGCCTGATTTCAATTATCTGGATGGGTGATTGAATACTTTTTGCTATATAGTGTGTTAGTGTTGTGTAGTTCCTGAAAGATTTGTTCAAAACAACGAATAATTTGAGTGAACGAACTGAACCGAATCATTTCATTAACTCATGAAAACAGATGAAGGAGGTCAGCACACGTCTCGGTTGGTGCTGGAACTTTCATTTTCTATTGGATTGTGAATCTGAACACTCGAGTGATTCATTCTACCGGTTCCTCTTGCAGGGGAGATGTTGTCATGCTGCAGGGAATGATATCTGTTTCTCACAGCTAACAATCACCAGTCAAGCCACATGAAAACAATCTGGCACACACGTGTTGCCCCAGTCCACCTCCTCTTAACAGACACACAGCAATGCAACCATGGGAAAAGGAGACAGGAGGAGAATGAGGGATACAGGAGAGATTATATTTAATATGTGTGTATCACAATATCTTTTATTTGTAACTTGatttttttgacacatttagttttcttttatatattctTAATGTGGGCCACACAGAGATTTAAATCTGTATGTTGGAATTTATTGGTctcaatttaatattttattttccactaaTCAAGAAgatctatttgttttattttggtgtcaTTTAAGTTAATTTTTCATTAATATAAAACTGTACAGTATTCATAATagtttgtttctcattttgctttttatttttcccactttaaagatttattgctttcatttgaGTCcagcaaaaatctaattaaaaaaaacagacatttagtcacattaaatgtatttttcttaaacttgctgctcattCACGTCCAAATTAATAAGCAGTGACTGGCAGAAACAGCGCCACCACTTCCCTTACAGTATTAGCTGCTGAGTCACTCACTCCTATTCATGAACCAGTAcgggtttttccttcccgctctTACTGAGAAACTCTCCCGGACACATCTAGTACAGCACTGATTTGTGATTCTATTGAACTGGTGAATCGAGTGTACTGCTGAATGTAGCAGGAGAACGAATCACCCAGTGCCGAGTCGAGTCACTCACTGAACTGCGTGAATCAGTTCATTTCTCCCTCCCTGTCACTGAGTAGAAATTTGCAAACCTACTGAGCCACTGTGCTGCCGCTGTACTGACAAAACTGTTCTGATGTGTTTTGATTCGTTCAGCGTGAACGTGACTCACCCTGTGAATCCAAGTGAACCGCGGCCGGCCTGATTCGTGCAGTACGTGAATCTTATGAgatagatggacagatggtATTTGGAATTGATAATGAAGTCAATCATGTAATGGACTTTTTTTCTGAGGTAATCTGTAATTAGATCTTTTTCAGAAGGGATAAACTTTTGATCCACAATTTGTATTTAGTGATGTATTTTTGCTTctgaccactcaggtcttctccagcctgctctgcagaaccagaaccagacctgtttttattgcctttattctatatttattgcttctattctgtttttaatttcctatattttaatcttgtaaagcactttgcattgtctgaaATAGCCAAAAAATATTAGTATCTACATCTCGAAAGGTGGTAGAGACATAGCAGTAAATCATGGGTCTCCAAAGTATTAACTTAAGGCgactttaaacaaataaatacagctctcaaatttttattttgtcatgttaaaaatTATGTTTCCACTTCTCAATTACGCACCACCTTTAGTAAGTCcatcacaaaaaacattttgagtcTGTAATGTGACTAAATCTGAAAACATTCACCAGAATTAACATGATTGCCAGGCTTTGTAGAAAAAGTccttattttaatagtttttctaCCCATTTTTCTATCATCCAAGGGTTTCAGCCTTAGTCAGGCCTCATTTTGCACCTTGGATGCAGGGTGAATAAATTCCCATGAGTCTTTAGGAGTTGTTATTATGTGGTGGAAAATCTGCATGTATGGTTTCCATGGAGTCAATAACATTGCAAACATGATGCAAATAAAGCTGAAAGGCTGAGAAAACGAGAGACAAATCAGAGTCAAAGAAGGTGAGATTAAACCCTATTAGAATATAAAGCGgtggatttatttttgatttcatGGCTGTAAAAGTGCAAGAAAATACTGCAAAGAGATCATGCTTCTACCCGTATCTTCCATTACAACTTTAACTTTCCGTATCTATctattttcctctccactgtcaccacatgcatgctcagtatgagggattgctgcagagtcGACAACACAATGccagcaactgtccactgtggctctacgctagTAATGGCTAGTAAGTCAATGACTGGATGCAACCTATGGATGATTTTATAGAACTCATGTAGTGATTTATATTTAAGTAGGATACAGTGTGTTCAGAAGGATGGAGTTAGTTTCACCTTTCTCGAGGTCCCATCCAGTTCATTAATTATATTAATGATCTATGTGCAAACTAATCAAATGCCTAATTCAGATAATGCCATTTATTGTTCTCAATCGATCCCACAGGCATTTGAATTACTGCCGTCAGCTTAGATGCACTGCTGATGATCTTTGTGAAAGTGAAACTGTCTGCTTTTAAATCCAGAAGAATTCAAgctaatgttttttatttatttatctgtccCTTCAGAGAAGATTACCTTCATTAAAACCATCAAAGGTAAAACTCACTAGTAAGGGGGATAACTATTCATATGGAGCTCTCTTTTGAAGGTCATGTCAAAAACTTGATTTCTGGATAAGAGTGAAACTTGGTTTCTATTTTAGAAACAATTCATGTTTCTAAAAAATTCACAGCTCTGTACCAACTCGCggactttttgcataaaaatgcataaaaatgccgccaaactcgctggaaaccactcatctacccagccgatcagtacttgaccgcgagcgcctgttggagttgcgatcaagttgtgtttttggacttttaaataccaCGCTCGTCTGCTTACGTGACTGTGGCGTCCTACGGAGACCTGccccggaggcctgtgaagcggcggcctcgacgagcagctcacgccggaggagagcgacgcggaagcggtgtagccggctgaagaagcgcgggtgccgaggaggtttagcagcgagg
Coding sequences within:
- the LOC118564640 gene encoding collectin-11-like → MSWMDAQSYCREHFTDLAIPRNLSENEKIRAVIPAGGYVSMGLFRITWKWSGGPMYVFRSWMFAEPDGGVQKCAAAKFDQSGNWGDWPCDVKKSFVCHHDSVPFTKQVVKVKLVGNSALDLNDPAVLENLQEELKQKIREQGVDAEIRLSWKKQVDGKIFYKEKEEDQK
- the LOC118562326 gene encoding zinc finger MYM-type protein 1-like, coding for MAIYQDKLTPFGAKSEPAFITSGFKNWKKALEKFKAHENSHTHHHAVSVTAQESHPINAQLSSALATQQGDNRHCLEKIVSSIKYLARQGQALRGHDDDDSNLYQLLKNLAEDDALLAKWLLRSQKEYLSPQIQNEILCSMSNSIVSEIADTIRNLPIFEFAIIMDGTQDISGKEQESICLRYIDSDMKPHEEFIGLYSVSETTGKSLAAVVKDVLLRLNLPMHGLRGQTYDGAANMSGKHAGVQALIKQEQPLALFVHCGAHCTNLIAQKACLASVLIRDALDWVNQLGVLFSQSGKFKAIHAATAHTENPSCTAIKPLCPTRWAVRSKAIRDVLSQYGSVLASLQEMASGASNTASTANGLLGQFRKEENSNHCWNEDCCESCSDFT